The following coding sequences are from one Diprion similis isolate iyDipSimi1 chromosome 9, iyDipSimi1.1, whole genome shotgun sequence window:
- the LOC124410209 gene encoding carboxypeptidase Y-like: MRLALIFVAVVIISAHAAAQIILRGFGLENLLHGRERHAGRQHDGGRITLISGKLGSKNVFSDDHNHGRNGYDWHHTQSGRYPDRRYSNLCVCPENSPGNQWNHQRSPSSQYPGEYYNDDYHKDMKGPYSNQFYDDWNDRQPLGPRPPPPPSHHHGPPPPPLHLHHHGPSRHHGPPPPPPPYNGGGPPPPPPYNRPGPEQQPDYNEPGPEQQPDYNEPGREPQPEYNSPGLEPQPNDNKPYPPLQSNYNRPEEPRPRQPAPSPSSNGVTVDETEIHEDDSKEKLSPGSTTESSTRVTFNQEFHIPRLSPTEPGLVTELEVSSSPVEPELSVDTNGGEKRATKSTEQSQTTTEFDWNNYFLPASVNNPGGAGGIDIRGDFE; this comes from the exons ATGCGTTTGGCTCTGATCTTCGTAGCCGTCGTGATAATTTCGGCTCACGCGGCAGCCCAGATAATCTTGCGAGGCTTTggtcttgaaaatttattgcatgGTCGAGAACGGCATGCAGGCAGACAGCATGACGGTGGGCGAATCACTCTAATATCCGGCAAGTTAGGCTCGAAAAATGTATTCAGCGATGATCATAACCACGGAAGAAATGGTTAC GACTGGCACCATACACAATCAGGTCGTTATCCGGATCGACGGTATTCGAATCTGTGTGTCTGCCCAGAAAACTCTCCCGGAAACCAATGGAATCATCAACGTTCTCCGTCGTCTCAATACCCTGGAGAATACTACAACGACGACTACCACAAGGACATGAAAGGTCCTTATTCTAACCAGTTCTACGACGATTGGAATGACCGACAGCCTCTGGGACCAcgacctccacctccaccctcACATCACCATGGACCTCCACCACCTCCACTCCATTTACATCACCATGGACCTTCACGTCACCATGGAcctccaccacctccaccaccGTATAACGGAGGTGGtccaccacctccaccaccGTATAACAGACCTGGTCCAGAACAACAGCCAGATTATAACGAACCTGGTCCAGAACAACAGCCAGATTATAACGAACCAGGTCGAGAACCACAACCAGAATATAACAGTCCTGGTCTAGAACCACAACCAAATGACAACAAACCTTATCCACCACTACAGTCAAATTATAATCGACCCGAAGAGCCCAGACCGCGTCAACCGGCACCGTCACCTTCATCAAACGGCGTGACGGTGGATGAGACGGAAATCCACGAGGATGATTCAAAGGAAAAGTTGTCCCCAGGATCGACGACCGAGTCTTCAACAAGGGTTACGTTTAATCAAGAATTTCACATTCCGAGGTTGTCTCCAACAGAGCCAGGGCTTGTTACAGAGCTTGAGGTGTCAAGTTCTCCGGTAGAGCCAGAGCTTTCGGTAGATACAAACGGAGGCGAGAAGAGAGCAACTAAAAGCACAGAGCAGAGCCAGACGACGACGGAATTTGATTGGAATAATTACTTCCTTCCAGCTTCGGTTAATAATCCTGGTGGTGCTGGAGGTATTGATATCAGAGGAGATTTTGAGTAG
- the LOC124410212 gene encoding uncharacterized protein LOC124410212 — translation MRNFVLITLLALMALEATLAAPSNRKNDDLPKSAGEIPAISQKAGVKTTRRRNVGPARSPGVQKYGLRDESVGNNGHIERVSLNRVSALDGSVDEVKVEAERPGIFAYGLPKKILENNGFIERVRDVEDVDKGGKRAARSVHQLQEQSKDLKA, via the exons ATGAGAAACTTCGTCCTG ATTACGCTACTGGCTTTGATGGCCCTCGAGGCAACTCTGGCAGCGCCTTCGAACCGGAAGAACGACGATCTGCCCAAATCGGCCGGGGAAATCCCGGCAATTTCACAGAAAGCGGGCGTCAAGACAACCCGCAGGAGGAATGTGGGTCCGGCAAGAAGTCCCGGAGTCCAGAAGTACGGATTGCGGGATGAATCGGTTGGGAACAACGGCCACATCGAGAGGGTCAGCCTCAACCGGGTTTCGGCCCTCGATGGAAGCGTCGATGAGGTCAAAGTCGAGGCCGAAAGGCCGGGGATCTTCGCTTACGGACTcccgaaaaaaattctggagaACAACGGCTTCATCGAACGCGTTCGTGACGTAGAGGATGTGGACAAGGGCGGAAAACGAGCGGCCAGATCCGTACATCAACTGCAGGAACAATCGAAGGATCTCAAAGCTTAG
- the LOC124410217 gene encoding uncharacterized protein LOC124410217, with the protein MAKITLQVTVCAFLASAVFGQPISPQDVEGLLPQTPRTKNETVAAIVQDPVVKDAVQSVVGDGTLSGLVVKTDTVILPARTPDVVLSYKQQVLTAPLSDLENIRKNITEAATLKAEKEKTEDTDVDELGVVQVVPIGDQELADPPIVRRSIPEPEKQESTASSQTKTEVQKLEISGIKESEIKLPEGVFPENISLPEVVEDKISAPVVAVVKEKILPGSQKSVLALSLAAPTELKIKNSDTTASEKKDIPKYGSRIPVTVILPEKPDNPANEIEARSQGPKELLAIFTASADESSLYQNDSGDMAVAEDIIFRPLFRYRHQQNDRTRVLENRAYYQKTPLYRRYRPSYDSTGDYGAPYKSYGRRQRPRYYDDY; encoded by the exons ATG GCAAAAATCACCCTGCAGGTAACCGTCTGCGCGTTTTTGGCATCCGCTGTTTTCGGACAGCCGATAAGTCCGCAGGATGTTGAAGGACTCCTGCCGCAGACACCGAGGACTAAGAATGAGACGGTCGCAGCTATCGTCCAGGATCCCGTCGTGAAGGACGCCGTGCAGTCGGTTGTCGGTGACGGAACGCTTTCCGGTCTCGTCGTCAAGACGGACACCGTCATCCTGCCCGCCAGGACTCCGGACGTG GTTTTATCTTACAAACAGCAGGTACTTACGGCCCCGCTTTCCGACCTCGAAAACATCCGGAAGAACATCACGGAAGCCGCAACTCTCAAGGCCGAGAAGGAAAAAACCGAGGACACAGATGTCGATGAGCTTGGAGTTGTCCAAGTCGTTCCCATCGGTGATCAAGAGCTCGCTGATCCTCCGATAGTTCGCCGCAGCATCCCGGAACCGGAAAA GCAGGAATCGACTGCCTCTTCTCAGACAAAGACCGAAGTCCAGAAGTTGGAGATTTCCGGCATCAAGGAGAGCGAGATCAAACTTCCCGAGGGAGTTTTTCCGGAGAATATAAGCCTGCCGGAGGTAGTAGAGGATAAAATATCGGCCCCAGTTGTTGCggttgtgaaagaaaaaattttacctggTTCTCAAAAATCCGTGCTTGCTCTTTCCTTGGCAGCGCCGACGgaattgaagataaaaaactCCGACACAACCGCTTCGGAGAAGAAGGATATTCCGAAATATGGATCAAGGATTCCAGTCACTGTAATCCTGCCCGAGAAACCGGATAATCCGGCGAATGAAATCGAG gCGAGGAGCCAAGGGCCGAAGGAACTTTTAGCGATTTTCACAGCATCAGCAGACGAAAGTTCGCTTTATCAGAACGATTCGGGGGATATGGCCGTGGCCGAGGACATTATCTTCAGGCCTCTTTTCCGTTATCGCCATCAGCAGAACGACCGCACCAGAGTTTTGGAGAATAGAGCGTATTACCAGAAAACTCCGTTGTACCGACGATACAGACCTTCGTACGATTCGACCGGGGATTATGGGGCGCCCTATAAATCCTATGGGAGACGCCAGAGACCCAGATATTATGACGATTATTGA
- the LOC124410211 gene encoding uncharacterized protein LOC124410211 → MSETRKLILVLFFVGILFHFSEQKPAAAETSTTTDSTPFHPAGESETDSSSEKTAKNSSDIHRKFVPPVSEDIPFDPSLILARSVRDLGDSMDSKFVPERNEHFGMPEDADKTLRRLARSAEQDLDAAEDGFVIRPLFKYRQEQRRSEARRYRSRDSGNYYPRYPIFPGK, encoded by the exons atgtccgaaACCAGGAAGCTAATTTTAGTGCTTTTCTTCGTCGGAatcctttttcatttctccgaGCAAAAACCAGCAGCTGCGGAAACCTCGACCACCACCGATTCCACGCCTTTTCATCCCGCAGGAGAATCGGAAACCGATTCGTCGAGCGaaaaaactgcgaaaaatTCCTCGGACATTCACCGAAAATTCGTGCCCCCTGTATCAGAAGACATTCCTTTCGATCCAAGCTTGATTTTGGCCCGATCAGTTAGGGACCTGGGAGATTCAATGGA TTCAAAGTTTGTTCCGGAAAGAAACGAACACTTTGGAATGCCCGAGGATGCCGATAAAACCCTCAGGAGGCTGGCTAGAAGCGCAGAACAGGATCTGGATGCTGCAGAGgacggattcgtaatcaggcCACTTTTTAAATACCGGCAGGAGCAAAGAAGATCAGAAGCCAGGCGATATCGAAGCAGGGATTCCGGCAATTATTATCCGAGATATCCGATATTTCCGGGAAAATAA
- the LOC124410214 gene encoding uncharacterized protein LOC124410214, which produces MAFNTIFLILTLTSYALTMPVQVADDRHSTIAETSTQGEVSQDFTGVQEEVTTMIAEQEDSTTGSTTLVPLVDQDLEKRSVEVAPKADEDLETAAGTNLLRPLFVYRQQVAYRQRIRNARRRGSRFF; this is translated from the exons ATG gcATTCAACACAATCTTCTTGATCCTGACCCTCACCTCCTACGCTCTGACAATGCCAGTTCAGGTCGCTGACGACAGGCATTCGACTATCGCCGAAACCTCAACCCAAGGCGAAGTCAGTCAAGATTTTACCGGAGTGCAAGAAGAAGTTACAACTATGATAGCCGAACAAGAAGATTCTACAACTGGGTCTACGACTCTTGTGCCTCTCGTTGACCAAGACCTGGAAAAACGCAGCGTCGAAGTAGCACCAAAGGCTGATGAAGACCTCGAAACAGCGGCTGGAACCAACCTACTTCGACCTCTTTTCGTCTACCGTCAGCAAGTCGCCTACCGCCAGCGCATCAGGAACGCGAGACGTCGTGGTAGCCGGTTCTTTTGA
- the LOC124410215 gene encoding protein suex-1-like, whose product MLRPTYIVLIFVVFACVCGILSVDGLPVGPEVGKGDAGFQPVLGSEGDVSAGDKSDLDAEASHWRYTTYYKPAWHGYGGWGWGGRAGYGWGGGGWGGGGWGGRGNGWNSNYWY is encoded by the exons ATGTTGCGACCAACGTATATT GTGttgattttcgtcgtttttGCCTGCGTTTGCGGGATATTATCGGTCGACGGGCTTCCAGTCGGACCGGAAGTTGGCAAAGGAGATGCAGGTTTTCAGCCTGTTCTGGGTTCCGAAGGCGATGTTTCAGCGGGTGATAAGAGCGACCTAGACGCTGAAGCCTCGCACTGGAG ATACACGACCTACTACAAACCCGCATGGCACGGTTACGGGGGTTGGGGATGGGGTGGCAGGGCCGGATATGGAtggggtggtggtggttgggGCGGCGGTGGTTGGGGCGGAAGAGGAAATGGATGGAATTCGAACTACTGGTACTAG
- the LOC124410204 gene encoding optineurin isoform X2 yields MASLQKSYHDRSQDSPSMESIEPASLLEANIRAGVTNENHLQSLGLTMEHGRPRFKLDEPVTSQIGLSMPGSGLTTFPAAPITLDQDEESFVVLGRDSMNSIQTSSMASYAQIQQKSMSTDYSSLISSLSIEETQKKIKELLQENVKLKETLKQNNLAMKQQFNVLAAWQEEIMKVHQSHKQKFTETKALINQLRKENTELKLKAAKDLVSSNTNDSRMGELEAQLQKTILSQSALQSAREVELEEENSKLVKELTDAKIACNGLTADVERYTALSNRLSLQLKQAEFTIQKLKLDLEKLNLNLKEKEELASLADFSIVSTSEQTKPSTPWQDKIIEQEKEIEYLRGLTNSLECQLNLSSQNTFVPIEIRTSDSSHQPSPDRVQFNENVKQYNEILVRLTEYYANYATRYIDVQECLKESIDLLQDLEHTKKKEGLGVNEQERCDKIKSCQARLTEEWRAMINEKQELTKAQTQFQKIFSDYNSLLYELEILHEENDKLSSSKENNVKVAVTQESPQKSATDDEQNLAKQKLLLKAMESSILQEKNNLREEKKAIDALKAERKKQDQEEVIKLQGSIKNLQTRNVFLEKCRTTDKEKVEQLNLEIKSLKSEAERILVLQEQLEIYKADFNEEREARERLSGENDVLIQQLKNMRQMHVDFVKKLEGNSSPRGQQQSQQQQQQRHQQQQQSATASGDERRGMFSSHYCYFCGKFKSSGERHGWHLCTVID; encoded by the exons ATGGCGAGCCTACAAAAGTCTTACCACGACA GGTCGCAGGATTCTCCTTCAATGGAATCGATCGAGCCTGCTAGTCTACTGGAGGCTAATATAAGGGCTGGAGTGACGAATGAAAATCATCTTCAGAGTCTTGGCTTGACAATGGAACACGGTAGACCAAGATTCAAGTTAGACGAACCTGTGACCAGCCAGATTGGTCTCAGCATGCCAGGGTCTGGTCTAACCACTTTTCCCGCAGCTCCGATTACTCTGGATCAAGACGAGGAATCATTCGTTGTTTTGGGAAGAGATTCAATGAATTCGATACAAACCTCTTCGATGGCATCATATGCTCAGATTCAACAGAAGAGTATGTCGACT GATTACAGCTCGTTGATTTCCTCATTGAGCATTGAAGAGACGCAAAAAAAGATCAAGGAACTACTTCAAGAAAATGTCAAACTCAAGGAAACGTTGAAGCAAAATAATTTGGCCATGAAACAACAGTTCAATGTTTTGGCAGCGTGGCAAGAAGAGATAATGAAAGTGCATCAGAGCCATAAGCAAAAATTCACTGAAACTAAGGCACTAATCAATCAGTTGAGGAAGGAAAACACAGAATTAAAACTCAAGGCTGCAAAGGACTTGGTATCGTCGAACACCAACGATTCACGG ATGGGAGAGCTAGAAGCCCAGCTGCAAAAAACCATACTTTCCCAAAGTGCACTTCAGTCTGCAAGGGAAGTTGAACTTGAAGAGGAAAATTCTAAGCTAGTTAAGGAACTGACTGATGCAAAGATAGCTTGTAACGGGTTGACCGCTGATGTCGAACGTTACACAGCTTTATCCAACCGCCTTAGTCTGCAGTTAAAGCAGGCTGAGTTCACAATTCAAAAGTTGAAACTTGACttggaaaaattgaacttaaatttaaaggaaaaagaagagctGGCAAGCCTTGCAGATTTCAGTATAGTTTCTACGTCAGAACAAACCAAGCCATCCACACCGTGGCaagataaaattattgaacaagAAAAGGAGATTGAATATCTTCGTGGACTGACCAATTCTTTGGAATGCCAGTTGAATCTTTCCTCTCAAAAT ACATTTGTGCcaattgaaattcgaactaGTGACTCCAGCCATCAGCCCTCTCCAGATCGTGTGCAGTTCAACGAAAATGTAAAACAATACAACGAAATATTAGTCCGTTTAACGGAATATTATGCTAACTATGCAACGCGATATATTGATGTACAAGAGTGTCTGAAGGAATCGATCGACCTTTTGCAAGACTTAGAGCATACGAAAAA gaAAGAAGGACTTGGTGTTAATGAGCAGGAAAGGTGTGACAAGATAAAAAGCTGCCAAGCCAGATTGACCGAAGAGTGGCGGGCTATGATTAACGAAAAGCAAGAGTTGACCAAAGCTCAAACtcaattccaaaaaatattctccGATTACAACTCGTTGTTGTACGAGCTGGAAATTTTGCACGAGGAAAATGATAAGCTGAGTTCCtcaaaagaaaacaat gtCAAAGTGGCGGTGACACAAGAAAGTCCACAAAAATCGGCAACTGACGATGAGCAAAATTTGGCCAAGCAAAAACTACTTCTAAAAGCTATGGAATCAAGtattttgcaagaaaaaaataatctgcgtgaagaaaagaaagcaaTCGATGCACTGAAAGCTGAACGTAAAAAACAGGATCAAGAGGAAGTGATAAAATTGCAAGGAAGCATCAAAAATTTACAGACTAGAAACGTATTCttagaaaaatgtcgaacaaCTGATAAGGAAAAAGTCGAGCAATTGAATCTGGAGattaaatctttgaaatcaGAG GCTGAAAGAATCCTTGTGTTACAAGAACAATTGGAAATTTACAAGGCAGATTTTAACGAGGAAAGAGAAGCCAGGGAACGACTGTCAGGAGAAAATGATGTacttattcaacaattgaaaaatatgcgtCAGATGCACGTGGATTTCGTTAAAAAGTTGGAAGGGAATTCGTCGCCAAGAGGACAACAGCAGtcgcagcaacaacaacaacaacgacaccaacaacaacaacaatcagCAACGGCTAGTGGAGACGAACGTCGTGGAATG ttTTCCAGCCATTACTGTTACTTCTGTGGTAAGTTCAAAAGTAGTGGTGAACGGCATGGATGGCATCTTTGCACTGTAATCGACTGA
- the LOC124410204 gene encoding optineurin isoform X1: MASLQKSYHDRSQDSPSMESIEPASLLEANIRAGVTNENHLQSLGLTMEHGRPRFKLDEPVTSQIGLSMPGSGLTTFPAAPITLDQDEESFVVLGRDSMNSIQTSSMASYAQIQQKSMSTDYSSLISSLSIEETQKKIKELLQENVKLKETLKQNNLAMKQQFNVLAAWQEEIMKVHQSHKQKFTETKALINQLRKENTELKLKAAKDLVSSNTNDSRMGELEAQLQKTILSQSALQSAREVELEEENSKLVKELTDAKIACNGLTADVERYTALSNRLSLQLKQAEFTIQKLKLDLEKLNLNLKEKEELASLADFSIVSTSEQTKPSTPWQDKIIEQEKEIEYLRGLTNSLECQLNLSSQNTFVPIEIRTSDSSHQPSPDRVQFNENVKQYNEILVRLTEYYANYATRYIDVQECLKESIDLLQDLEHTKKKEGLGVNEQERCDKIKSCQARLTEEWRAMINEKQELTKAQTQFQKIFSDYNSLLYELEILHEENDKLSSSKENNVKVAVTQESPQKSATDDEQNLAKQKLLLKAMESSILQEKNNLREEKKAIDALKAERKKQDQEEVIKLQGSIKNLQTRNVFLEKCRTTDKEKVEQLNLEIKSLKSEAERILVLQEQLEIYKADFNEEREARERLSGENDVLIQQLKNMRQMHVDFVKKLEGNSSPRGQQQSQQQQQQRHQQQQQSATASGDERRGMDSDDVPTSIITAFSCPKCSLSFRALRPLQEHVEVCLDLQ; encoded by the exons ATGGCGAGCCTACAAAAGTCTTACCACGACA GGTCGCAGGATTCTCCTTCAATGGAATCGATCGAGCCTGCTAGTCTACTGGAGGCTAATATAAGGGCTGGAGTGACGAATGAAAATCATCTTCAGAGTCTTGGCTTGACAATGGAACACGGTAGACCAAGATTCAAGTTAGACGAACCTGTGACCAGCCAGATTGGTCTCAGCATGCCAGGGTCTGGTCTAACCACTTTTCCCGCAGCTCCGATTACTCTGGATCAAGACGAGGAATCATTCGTTGTTTTGGGAAGAGATTCAATGAATTCGATACAAACCTCTTCGATGGCATCATATGCTCAGATTCAACAGAAGAGTATGTCGACT GATTACAGCTCGTTGATTTCCTCATTGAGCATTGAAGAGACGCAAAAAAAGATCAAGGAACTACTTCAAGAAAATGTCAAACTCAAGGAAACGTTGAAGCAAAATAATTTGGCCATGAAACAACAGTTCAATGTTTTGGCAGCGTGGCAAGAAGAGATAATGAAAGTGCATCAGAGCCATAAGCAAAAATTCACTGAAACTAAGGCACTAATCAATCAGTTGAGGAAGGAAAACACAGAATTAAAACTCAAGGCTGCAAAGGACTTGGTATCGTCGAACACCAACGATTCACGG ATGGGAGAGCTAGAAGCCCAGCTGCAAAAAACCATACTTTCCCAAAGTGCACTTCAGTCTGCAAGGGAAGTTGAACTTGAAGAGGAAAATTCTAAGCTAGTTAAGGAACTGACTGATGCAAAGATAGCTTGTAACGGGTTGACCGCTGATGTCGAACGTTACACAGCTTTATCCAACCGCCTTAGTCTGCAGTTAAAGCAGGCTGAGTTCACAATTCAAAAGTTGAAACTTGACttggaaaaattgaacttaaatttaaaggaaaaagaagagctGGCAAGCCTTGCAGATTTCAGTATAGTTTCTACGTCAGAACAAACCAAGCCATCCACACCGTGGCaagataaaattattgaacaagAAAAGGAGATTGAATATCTTCGTGGACTGACCAATTCTTTGGAATGCCAGTTGAATCTTTCCTCTCAAAAT ACATTTGTGCcaattgaaattcgaactaGTGACTCCAGCCATCAGCCCTCTCCAGATCGTGTGCAGTTCAACGAAAATGTAAAACAATACAACGAAATATTAGTCCGTTTAACGGAATATTATGCTAACTATGCAACGCGATATATTGATGTACAAGAGTGTCTGAAGGAATCGATCGACCTTTTGCAAGACTTAGAGCATACGAAAAA gaAAGAAGGACTTGGTGTTAATGAGCAGGAAAGGTGTGACAAGATAAAAAGCTGCCAAGCCAGATTGACCGAAGAGTGGCGGGCTATGATTAACGAAAAGCAAGAGTTGACCAAAGCTCAAACtcaattccaaaaaatattctccGATTACAACTCGTTGTTGTACGAGCTGGAAATTTTGCACGAGGAAAATGATAAGCTGAGTTCCtcaaaagaaaacaat gtCAAAGTGGCGGTGACACAAGAAAGTCCACAAAAATCGGCAACTGACGATGAGCAAAATTTGGCCAAGCAAAAACTACTTCTAAAAGCTATGGAATCAAGtattttgcaagaaaaaaataatctgcgtgaagaaaagaaagcaaTCGATGCACTGAAAGCTGAACGTAAAAAACAGGATCAAGAGGAAGTGATAAAATTGCAAGGAAGCATCAAAAATTTACAGACTAGAAACGTATTCttagaaaaatgtcgaacaaCTGATAAGGAAAAAGTCGAGCAATTGAATCTGGAGattaaatctttgaaatcaGAG GCTGAAAGAATCCTTGTGTTACAAGAACAATTGGAAATTTACAAGGCAGATTTTAACGAGGAAAGAGAAGCCAGGGAACGACTGTCAGGAGAAAATGATGTacttattcaacaattgaaaaatatgcgtCAGATGCACGTGGATTTCGTTAAAAAGTTGGAAGGGAATTCGTCGCCAAGAGGACAACAGCAGtcgcagcaacaacaacaacaacgacaccaacaacaacaacaatcagCAACGGCTAGTGGAGACGAACGTCGTGGAATG GATTCGGACGATGTACCAACCTCAATAATCACTGCATTTTCATGTCCAAAGTGCAGCCTGTCTTTCAGAGCGCTAAGACCTCTCCAGGAGCACGTCGAAGTATGTTTAGATCTTCAGTGA